A stretch of the Geovibrio thiophilus genome encodes the following:
- the greA gene encoding transcription elongation factor GreA, translated as MERIPITREGFQKIKKELERLKTVERKEAVEAIAEARSHGDLSENAEYDAAKERQGMIEARIAELESKVGRFDVIDISALTSEKVIFGATVTVENIDTEERKTYKIVGPDEADISSGTISILSPLARALVNKKVEDETIVQAPGGEIEYKIIEVSFK; from the coding sequence ATGGAAAGAATTCCGATAACAAGAGAAGGGTTTCAAAAGATCAAAAAGGAACTGGAGAGACTCAAAACGGTTGAAAGAAAAGAAGCGGTGGAAGCTATCGCTGAGGCGAGAAGCCACGGCGACTTAAGCGAAAACGCCGAATACGATGCCGCCAAGGAAAGGCAGGGGATGATAGAAGCGCGTATTGCCGAGCTGGAAAGCAAAGTCGGCAGGTTTGACGTTATCGATATATCCGCCCTCACTTCCGAGAAGGTCATCTTCGGTGCCACGGTGACAGTGGAAAACATTGACACGGAAGAGAGAAAAACCTACAAAATCGTTGGTCCGGATGAGGCTGACATCAGTAGCGGCACAATCTCGATCCTCTCACCTCTCGCGAGAGCTCTCGTTAACAAAAAGGTCGAAGACGAGACCATTGTTCAGGCTCCCGGCGGTGAGATAGAATACAAAATTATTGAAGTATCCTTTAAGTAA